DNA sequence from the Lysinibacillus sp. OF-1 genome:
AGTAACTACTTCCTCTTTATACAGCTTATTAGAACAACGGTTTAACATTATTGTTGTAAGGGCGAGAGAAGCTTTTGAACCAGTCCTTATTAATAAAGATGAAGCGCCTTTATTGAAAACAGATGCTGGAAAACCAGCTTTATTACTAGAACGAACTGCGTTTGATACTTCAGGAAAACCAGTTGAATTCTGTATTTCGATTGTAAGAGGGGATCGTTGCCGATTTTATACAGAATTAAACTAATTGAGTAATTCCCTCTATTTTTTTACGTTATAGATTATACCAACAACCCATTGAGGGAGGAATTCTATTATGCCATTAGTGACAACTAAAGTTATGTTAGAAGATGCTTATAAAAATAATTATGCAATCGGTGCTTTTGGAGCACATAATTTGGAAATTATAAAAGCAGTAATTGCTGGTGCAGAAAAAGTAGGTGCACCTGTCATTTTGCAAACAACTTCGAGCACTTATAAATATGTTGAGATGCCTTATATGATTGCACTTGCAAAAACAGCAGCTGAACAGGCAAAAGTACCGGTGGCATTACATCTGGATCATGGTGAATCTTATAAGATTGTTATGGAATGTTTACGGGCAGGCTATACCTCTGTGATGATTGATGGTTCCTCCTTACCTTTTGAGGAAAATATCTTATTAGTAAAAAAAGTAGTAGAAGCTGCAAATGCGTTAAATGTGCCTGTTGAAGCAGAGCTTGGGACAATTGGTGGTGTCGAAGATCGTTTAAGTGTCCATGAGGATAATGCATTTTTTACTGAACCCAAGCAGGCTGAACATTTTGTAAAGGTTACAGGAATCCAGTCATTTGCTCCAGCTTTTGGTACAGCGCATGGTAAGTATAAACAAAAGCCAAAATTACAATTTGATCTTTTACAAGAAATTCATTGTTCTACAAATGTGCCCTTAGTCATGCACGGAGCATCTGGAGTGCCAGAAGAGGATGTGCGTAAATCTTTGAATTATGGCATTGCAAAAGTGAATTTTTCTACTGAGCTGAAGGATTTATTTGCTGAGCAATTAAGAGATTATTTTAAGGATAATCCAACTGAAAATGATCCAAGAAAGTATTTCCTTCCAGCACGTGAATCTTTAATTAAGTTAGTAGAGCAAAAGATTGAGATGTTACAAAAATGATTACTACATTAACCTTAAACGCAGCCATTGACCAAGTATATGAGGTAGGTTCTTTAATGGTTGGTCAAACCAATCGTGTATCGCAGAAGTCACAACAAGGTGGAGGGAAAGGTGTTAATGTAGCTCGTGTTATCGTGGCACTTGGTGGCGATGTAATTATTGGCGGTTTCGTTGGTGGATTAAATGGTAGTAGAATAACGGAACTTTTACGTGAAGAAAATTTACAAACAGAGTTCATACAAATACAGGAAGAAAACCGAATTTGTTTAACCGTTATTAATCAGCAAAAGAAGGAAATGACAGAGCTTTTAGAGACAGGACCAACCATTTATGAATATGAATGGAATAAAATGTTAAATTGGATTGAGGCACAAGCCGAATATGCTAGCTATTTTGTGTTGTCAGGAAGCCTACCTAAAGGTATCCCAAAAACGGCCTATGCGGAGATTATTCATAGATTAAAGCAAAAAGGGATTCGAGTTGCACTTGATACAAGTGGTGATGCGTTGAAACATGGTATTAAGGCAATACCCTCTATCATTAAACCTAATGAGGATGAAATGACTCAATTGATTGGTAAGCCAGTTCTAGCTCAGAAAGACTTAGTTCAAGCTGGTGTAAAATTACAAGAATTAGGGATTGAACATGTGTGTTTTTCATTGGGCGAGCAAGGGGCTTTATTCGTTAATTCGTTAGGGGTTTACAAAGTGAATGCACCACGGATAAATGTTGTTAATACAGTTGGCAGTGGTGATGCCTTTTTAGGTGGACTTATTTATAAGCTCTCACAGGGTGCAGACCCTACAGAGGCATATAAATGGGCTGTTGCATGTGGCTCAGCGAATGCAGAAAATAAAGAGATTGCAAAAGTACAAAAAGTGACTGTTGAAAGTCTCTTAGCCGAGATACAAATAACTAAAATTAAAGAGAAGTAGGGATTTGTTTATGTACACTTACAATGAGATTATGGCACAAGGACAAAAGTTAGAAAAAACAAAAGACATTGTTCAATCAATTGCATTCAATAAAAGTGCTGTAGATGTCGTTCTTTTCACGGGGTGTGGAACATCATTTTATTTAGCGATTGCTGCAGCACGTTATTATCAAGCTGTAACTGGAGAGTTTGCTATTGCTGTACCAGCATCTGAGTTGTTTTTACACACAGAAACGTATATTTTAAAAAATAAAAAGTATCTTATCATTGGCATTTCACGTTCGGGGACAACTTCGGAAATCATTATGTCTTTAGAACATTTGAATGATGCGGGAAATATACGTACTATGGCAGTGACATGTAATGGGGACACACCTATGGCTAAATTAACTGATGAATTGATTGCTTTAAATGATATATCAGAAAAAAGTGTGGTAATGACTCAATCATTTTCTAATATGCTATACGCTCTCCAATTATATGCAGCGAAAATTAGTGGACGAACGGATATGATGAAACAGTTAGAGAAAATTCCTACACTTGTTCATTCGGCATTAGGCAATGGAAAGCAATTAACACAGGTGACAGAAGATGTCTCAAAAAAGCGTTTTATCTTTTTAGGGTCTGGTGCTTATAATGGGTTGGCTAAAGAAGCGACATTAAAGCTAAAGGAAATGACGCAAACGGAATGTGAAAGTTACTCCAATTTAGAATTCCGTCACGGCC
Encoded proteins:
- a CDS encoding class II fructose-bisphosphate aldolase: MPLVTTKVMLEDAYKNNYAIGAFGAHNLEIIKAVIAGAEKVGAPVILQTTSSTYKYVEMPYMIALAKTAAEQAKVPVALHLDHGESYKIVMECLRAGYTSVMIDGSSLPFEENILLVKKVVEAANALNVPVEAELGTIGGVEDRLSVHEDNAFFTEPKQAEHFVKVTGIQSFAPAFGTAHGKYKQKPKLQFDLLQEIHCSTNVPLVMHGASGVPEEDVRKSLNYGIAKVNFSTELKDLFAEQLRDYFKDNPTENDPRKYFLPARESLIKLVEQKIEMLQK
- the pfkB gene encoding 1-phosphofructokinase — encoded protein: MITTLTLNAAIDQVYEVGSLMVGQTNRVSQKSQQGGGKGVNVARVIVALGGDVIIGGFVGGLNGSRITELLREENLQTEFIQIQEENRICLTVINQQKKEMTELLETGPTIYEYEWNKMLNWIEAQAEYASYFVLSGSLPKGIPKTAYAEIIHRLKQKGIRVALDTSGDALKHGIKAIPSIIKPNEDEMTQLIGKPVLAQKDLVQAGVKLQELGIEHVCFSLGEQGALFVNSLGVYKVNAPRINVVNTVGSGDAFLGGLIYKLSQGADPTEAYKWAVACGSANAENKEIAKVQKVTVESLLAEIQITKIKEK
- a CDS encoding SIS domain-containing protein is translated as MYTYNEIMAQGQKLEKTKDIVQSIAFNKSAVDVVLFTGCGTSFYLAIAAARYYQAVTGEFAIAVPASELFLHTETYILKNKKYLIIGISRSGTTSEIIMSLEHLNDAGNIRTMAVTCNGDTPMAKLTDELIALNDISEKSVVMTQSFSNMLYALQLYAAKISGRTDMMKQLEKIPTLVHSALGNGKQLTQVTEDVSKKRFIFLGSGAYNGLAKEATLKLKEMTQTECESYSNLEFRHGPISIVDKETVVILFTQNETKEYDHALVKDIQKLGGFVVVIGIASEELEADLILKLSEEVDDLNRLVEAIPYFQLLAYQNAIFKGCDPDKPRNLTQVVNLS